The Kribbella sp. NBC_00662 nucleotide sequence TACTCCGCGGCGATCATGCCGCGGTAGCCGGCGGCGACGAGGGCGTTCACGGTCGCCTCGATCGGCAGGTCACCGCTGCCCGGCTCACCCCGCCCCGGGCTGTCGGCCAGCTGGACGTGGCCGATCCACGGCGCCATCCGATCCGCAGCCGCCACCAGCTCGACCTGGTTGCTGCCGAGGTGGAAGAGGTCGAACAGCAGCCGGACGTTCGGCGTCGAGCGGAGCGGACCTTCTAGCAGGTCGATCACGTCGTCGCCGTCGACCAGCGGATACGAGCCGTTCAAGCCGCGAGCCAGCGGCTCCAGCAGCACAGTTCCGTCGATCTTCGCCACCGCCGACGCGGCCGCCCGTACGGCCTGGATCGCGGTGTCCCGCTGCTCGGCGACCGACCACCGATCGTCCAGCTGGCCGTACAGCAGATTGAACGCGCGGCAACCGGTACGCCGAGCGATCCCGACCAGCTGCTCGATGTTGACGGCCAGTTCCTGCTGGCGGTCGGGCCGGCACGCGACACCTCGCTCCCCCGCGGGCATGTCGCCGCCGAAGAAGTTCAACCCGGACAGTGCGACGCCGGCTCGTTCCAGCGCATCGACCAACGCGTCCACCTGCTCCCCCGACGTGGCGGGCTCAGGAAACGGCCACCAGCTCTCGACGTGTTCGAAGCCCGCCGCCCGGGCCGCCGCCGGACGAGCCAGGTAGGGCAGCTCGGTGAACATGATCGAGATGTTCGCGCTGAGCGGGAGAGTCGGCATATCACTACTCTCCTGCAAACTCGCCTGGCCTGCAATCTTGACAGACAAGTTTGCCGAACTAACGATGGATCGCAGGAACATCCCCTTGCGCACCGGAGCCGCAACCTCCGATCCGCCGAGCGAAAAAGGTGATGGCGATGTCCTCCCCGCTCCCCTCCATCTCGCGCCGCTCCGTCCTCCGACTCGCCGGTGGGATCGGCGCCGCCGCGCTCGCCGCTCCGGTCCTCGCCGCCTGCGGCGGTTCGACCGGCTCCGGCTCGTCCAAGTCGGCCTCCCTTCGATTCATGTTCTGGGGTTCCGACGACCGAGTGAAACGTTTCCAGAAGGCGTGTACGGCGTTCACCGACAAGAACCCCTCGATCAAGGTCAGCCCCGAGTTCGGCGATATCGACGCAATCGAGACCAAGCTCACCGTCGCGATGTCGGGCAACAACCTCCCGGACGTGTTCTGGGTGACCGGCGACCTGCTGCCGCAACTCGTCGCCGGCGGGCACGTCATGGACCTGACTCCGCATCTGGGCGCCGGCAAGGGTATCGCCGACGCCGGTTTCACCGACGCGATCAAGGCGCCGGGACAGATCGACGGCAAGCAGTACGCGATGACCCACGGGTTGCAGTCGATCGGTCTGTTCGCCAAGAAGAACATCCTCGACGAGGTCGGCGTACCGGTGAAGAACTACCCGGACTCCTACAGCTGGGACGAGTACGCGCAGATCAGCGCGAAGATCCACGCCGCCAAGGGCGCGAAGTTCTTCGGCACCGACGACCCCAACACCGGCGGCGCGGCCGACTGGTTCGGCGCGTACGCCCGGCAGCACGACCAGGACATGTGGGCCGCGAGCGGAGACCTCGGCTTCACCAAGGACCTGATGACCGAGTGGCTGACGTACTGGAAGAACCTGCGCGACACCAAGGCGTCGGTTCCGGCCGCGCTGGCTCTGGAGCAGAACCCTTATTTCGAAGGGGCTCCGATGATCCGCGGGCTGGCGGCGTACCACATGCGCAACTCCAACCAGATGCTCGAGTTGCAGGGTCTGACCAAGGACCCGCTGGTGCTGATGCCCTGCCCGGGCAACGGCGGATCCGGCAACAAGGCGATCGAGCTCTCGCCGAACATGCTGTGCGTCGCCGCCAAGACGAAGAACCCGGACGCGGCGCTGAAGTTCGCCGACTACCTGCTCAACGACGTCGATCGCGCCAAGATCGTCGGTACGACGATCGGCTCGCCCCCGACCAAGGCCGTACGCGACGCCATCGCCTCCTCCGTGACCGACGCCGAGAAACAGTTCCTCACCTACATCGGCTTCGAGGCCGAGGCCAAGAGTCTGCCGGTACGCAACGGCCTGCCCACCTCGGGAGCCTTCACCAGCGACATGGTCAAGGCCTGGCAGAACCTCGGCTACGACAAGGCGTCGATCCCGCAGACCGTCGACCTGATCTTCGGCGACCTGCGGACCAAGCTCCTCAAGAAGTAGCCGTACCCCCACCGAGTCACACCGAACGCGCGGAAGGACAGCTATGCCACTGACCGAGATCGCCGCCAGCCTGTATCCGTGGGACCTGGCCGACGAGGGCATCGACCACATCCTCGACGTCCTGAGCAGCCGCGCGGAG carries:
- a CDS encoding hydroxypyruvate isomerase family protein; the protein is MPTLPLSANISIMFTELPYLARPAAARAAGFEHVESWWPFPEPATSGEQVDALVDALERAGVALSGLNFFGGDMPAGERGVACRPDRQQELAVNIEQLVGIARRTGCRAFNLLYGQLDDRWSVAEQRDTAIQAVRAAASAVAKIDGTVLLEPLARGLNGSYPLVDGDDVIDLLEGPLRSTPNVRLLFDLFHLGSNQVELVAAADRMAPWIGHVQLADSPGRGEPGSGDLPIEATVNALVAAGYRGMIAAEYRPTRPTGETLGWVDRLDSIRLNPAQPG
- a CDS encoding extracellular solute-binding protein, producing the protein MSSPLPSISRRSVLRLAGGIGAAALAAPVLAACGGSTGSGSSKSASLRFMFWGSDDRVKRFQKACTAFTDKNPSIKVSPEFGDIDAIETKLTVAMSGNNLPDVFWVTGDLLPQLVAGGHVMDLTPHLGAGKGIADAGFTDAIKAPGQIDGKQYAMTHGLQSIGLFAKKNILDEVGVPVKNYPDSYSWDEYAQISAKIHAAKGAKFFGTDDPNTGGAADWFGAYARQHDQDMWAASGDLGFTKDLMTEWLTYWKNLRDTKASVPAALALEQNPYFEGAPMIRGLAAYHMRNSNQMLELQGLTKDPLVLMPCPGNGGSGNKAIELSPNMLCVAAKTKNPDAALKFADYLLNDVDRAKIVGTTIGSPPTKAVRDAIASSVTDAEKQFLTYIGFEAEAKSLPVRNGLPTSGAFTSDMVKAWQNLGYDKASIPQTVDLIFGDLRTKLLKK